In Sphingobium amiense, a genomic segment contains:
- a CDS encoding DUF3240 family protein → MPDLLFTLHCATRDTELLVDAIRAVSPTPIHVRGEAVRGRDFGDAGTAERVSGELKRSTLELIVSADAVPDLLRTVKDARRDLPVRWRTTPLLDHGRIA, encoded by the coding sequence ATGCCTGACCTGCTGTTCACCCTCCATTGCGCCACCCGCGATACCGAGCTTCTCGTGGACGCGATCCGCGCCGTCTCCCCCACGCCAATCCATGTCCGCGGGGAAGCTGTGCGAGGTCGCGATTTTGGCGATGCGGGAACCGCCGAGCGCGTGTCGGGCGAATTGAAGCGTTCGACGCTCGAACTGATCGTGAGCGCGGACGCGGTGCCCGACCTGCTCCGCACCGTAAAAGACGCGCGGCGCGATCTGCCGGTCCGGTGGCGCACGACGCCCCTGCTCGATCATGGAAGGATCGCCTGA